TTACATGATGAACCACAAAGTCAGAAAAAATGACACTTGAATAAGAGAACATACTTTAATTGATCAAATGGAACTTACGTTTCGAGGGTTGTTGCTGACTATATTGACAGCCTCTTGGTTGCTAAGTTGCTCCCATAAGCCGTCAGAAgcaaatatgagaaattgatcaTTAGAGTGGAGTTTATGCGTTATTATTGATGGCTCCCAACTAAGAATTGGCTTGAAGAAAGTTTCAGGTAGTCTAAACTTTTGTGGTAGAGGCTCCTTGTTGAATTCTGCATTCTTCAGATATGCATCACCTATGGATCTTGAAACCTGCAAAGGCAAGTTTGTGCTAACATTTAATTGGAGAGTAATTAAAGGTTCTAGGTTATCTACAAGGAATTGAACATGTGACTTTTAGGTTGTTAGCAATTCAATGTGTTTGTTGTTGTTACTTATGGCCTTCTCAACAATGTCAAGCAAAACCAATTGTGCAATAACAATCATAATTTTGGATAAGCTTCTCTTTCGCCATAATCAATtgagaagctactcacatatgATTATCTCCGGAATTGATACTAGCTTCAGAATCAATATTGAAAACTCATTTGAAAACCACAGAAGTAAAACTCATGGAGCACAAAAGCAACTTCTCTTACTTTTTGCTTCTGTCCACTAAGAATTTGGCTTCACTGTGGATTTCAAACGAGTTTTCAATCATGCACATAAACAATTTGTTTTTGCTCTAGATATGAGTCTTTCCTTTGTTTCCTTCAAAAGGGTTTGGCTCTAGAATCTAAAATCTGCATTAGTAACAAAAAACAATATGAATAACTCAAGTTTCTACCTGTATGAGACCTTTCACACGCCAAACATTGTGTTTCATGGCCACAATTTGTGAATCATAGGGGTGCTTTGACCGAACTTCATCTCTCTCAGTTTCTATGTTAACATTGTGTTCTTCAGATAATTGGAAAGCTAATGTTTCCCTTGTTGCCCTCTCCAATCTTCCTAACACCACCCTTGAGTCTCCTGCATTTGCAACATATAGCATGCCATTGCAAATTATTCCTGCTAAACAACATGAACCAGTGGATGCAATCTGTGGCTCGCTTAGCCACTGCTTCTTGACAAGTGAGAGAAACCCCTCATCTGTTTCCTGAAAGGCCCTTCTGATAACCTTTTCTGAAATGCCTTGGTGTTCAGCTGCAATACCTGGTTCATACAGAGAAAAATGATTCAGTATTCAGTATGTACCACCACAATGAAGTGCATGTTCATAAACCCTTATACAATTCCTTCTGaagacaaaatcaattatgaggagAAGCTTCTTTGAATAGCTTCTGCATTTCAAAATTGATTCCGATAAAAGAGAAGCTGGTCCAAAGATGCTAGAAATACATAAGAGTACAAATTTGTCCTAgttatgaagttgaaattttgtaAACAACTCCTATTTTATGGTTCCTACGATTTTTTGGGAAATGAATGATTTTAAGGATACCAAAATTTGAATAGTTTTGTCATGAATCAAATTCTATTTCCTCATTATCAATTCTCCCACTTAAAAGCTACTCACGAAAACTTCTGCCTAGAATTGATTTGATTCTGTCTTCAGAATCAATGGTAGAAgtgtttccaaacatgcacgaaTTAATTACATTTGAAAGAAGTACAGAGCAAAATTACATTTCCAATAACATTTGTATATGTGCTGAGAATAAAGTTGAGAGCATACTCTTGAAGTTGTGGAAAAGATTGTCACTGACATACTGAGAGGCTGAGGTTCCACCATGACCATCATAAACACCTATAAAGGTTCCTTGAGGACCCAAATTGTCAAAACTCAAGGGTCCAGATTCAAGTTGGCTACAATCCTCCAATGAACTATTTGCTTGCATCACAGCCATTGAGAATTCCCCATAAAGATGGTTCCCCAAATCCTTATACCACAGCAACCCATCAACTCTTCCATTCacatcatcatcaccaccctCCCCAGTTATTTTCCAGCAGGATCTAACCATAGTAGTAAAAGATCAAGTTTTCAGTAATGAAACAAGATcagtttattttctttatccTGCTTACACTTCACATGATCTCATTTACTGAAGCTATATATACCTATGAGAAGCAGAGAAATTATTAGAAATAAACAAGATAGAGCTAGAAACCAAATTGGTATGGGCTTAACCAACTGAGAGTGTACCTTGGGATAAGAAACCAACCTAGCTGTTGCTTTCATGCAAGTTCAGAGAATTCAGAACCTGTGTTGGTTCTCTGTACCTTGAAACAGAGTTTAATGCATTTGGACCTCAAAGGTGTGTCATATTCTAGGACCCGACTTAGCTGTAAAAGTACATAAGGACTCAATATGGTAGAGTTGGTCTAAGATTTGAGTGATGAGAAGGAAACAGTGGATAAGAGAAGGGTTTTGGATCTTTTTGATAGAGGATCTTCAGGGTACTGTCACACTAGATCTAAGATcaggaaagaaaatgaaaaaagagaTTTAAAGCTACCAAGTTCTGACAATGTAATTCTTTGTCCTTTCATTTGTCCCTTGTGATTTTGATGTTTTGTGGCCATGTGGGTTTTTCATGGTTTTATGGCTGAGATTTGAGTTCCATCCTCAATATTAGGTAACTTGGCTTGTCTACCACCTCCACCTTCCATATTTTTTTCAGAATTTTACTACATCTGGAGTTAATGATCCACAGGTTTGCTCACTTGATCATTCCAGTGTAGTAACTTTTTTTGTCCGCTATACAATCATATCATATTCGAGTGGGGTTAGTCTTTTATGAGTGATAAATGCTCTCCTATTAAGTATTTAACACAATGTATCCACAAGGGCTCGAATCCAATGTCGAGTGGAAGTTGATCTACACACTTGGTATTGATAAATGTCACCTTTGCTTCAATTGAGAATAGATTTATCTTGGTCTgaattttaaggaaaatataAAGTCTAGATGAGGGTAGATTTCTGCTAAAGAAAATCTGAAAGTGAATTGTAAAACCCTTAGGTAAATTAGGTTTAAGAGTTGTTCTTGTCAAAAAATTCACCTAATTGATTTTGTGGACAAAAATGTTTGTAACACCATGTTTGGATTATTTTCTATTCTTgctaaaaaaaatcaacttctacttttttataatcaattctgataCTCAAAAGCTATACTTATATGTATGGTATTCCATCCAAAGTCGTGTTCATCCTAGTAGCTTATTCAAAAATACACGATACTACTCAAACTGATTCTGAAACAAACTTATTGTTAAGCTTCTccacaaaattgattttgacatCATAATCAATTGTATAAATATTTCCAAACACGCACCTACGTTCTAAAGTTTTATAAGTCAAAAAGGAATTGTTCACGTATGCTTTTACTTTGCAAATTTAACCAGACAAAGAAAATGAGATGATTAAAAGCAATGCTATAAATACCTGCCACTGCAATACCAAATTTATCCACCCAATTTCTCCCGTGGAATCACTTTTCTATAGGGACAAGCCTGACATTTGTGACACTGGCTAACTACATCTTAAATGtacattttttgtttaattttcattattgaAATCTACATTCTATTACAAAGATAGCAAGCCCCTTTTGAAGAAACCTCACCTACCTGTATGTTCGGGTGTAATAAGCTTTGAAAACTTAGATATGGTATGCGCATGAACACACCTTGGAACTTGAGATTATGCATGCACTCTTTGTAGATAGCAACAGAGCAACTAGAATTCCTGATTCCTTTTAAGAATATAAACTTGCCGTCGTCTGAATTGGTGAACTAGTATTAGTTTAAGTCTAAGTCATGTTTAGATATTCGTCGGTACCAGTTTAAACGAATATTAGTACACACTTCAAAATAAAATAGTGATCATAACTCTTCCGGTAAATTGAGATGAAAGTTTATTTATATTGCATTCAATCGTATCCAAACAAATAATTAGTACCAATGATAAAAGAGATATCAAAACAGATTTTTCCATTAAGTGATCATAGATATTGGCTAAATGGAAGATGCTATTATATATGGGTTCCACTTGTAATGAATTTGGATGAGTTCTTTAGGAAAATGGTGAGAACCATGACCGCATGATCCATCACATTTAGTTTTAAATAGATTTTCAATAAATAGTCAAGCTAGCAAGTGGGCCTGCCCAACTTAACCTCACTCAAAAGGGGGAAGATAGCTCCAAAGGAAATTAATAATGTTAGTTACATATACTTATCCTAGAAGGAAATAGGAAGGAAATCAGGTTGCTATTATTTCTTTTGATATACAGCTGGAGATAGCAGAGTTTTGTTATACAAGAGAATGGTTTGGTATAACATCATACAATCTAAAACTAGCTGATATGGATCCTCAGAATTGAATTTTTTAACTTAAACCAACATGATTCTATTTTCTGTTTGCAGTAGATAAAAAATCACTGCAAATATTTGCGGAGATTAAAAACTGCCGCTAAACTGCATGTCGATTGAATGTCAACGGAAACTGCATGTTTATGAATTATTTTCGCTGATACAATGCACATCTACTTCTATGTGTTTGGACCTAGCATGGTAGACTGGATTGTAGGCTAAGGCTTTATCACTTTGGTTATTGCACCATAATATAGGGTTTTGAGGTAAACTTAGCTTAATTTCTTGTAGTAGAGACTTGATCCAAGCAACTTAAGTTGCAAGATATGCTAAGGCTCTGTACTCTTATTCAATGCTTGATCTAGACACAACCTTTTGTTTCGTGGAGGATCAGGTTATCAAACTCACCTAATACACAAAATCCTGCAACTCATTTTCTGTCCTCTATATTGGTGGACCAATCTGCATCAGAAAATCCTAAGATATTCAAGTTTGTTGATGGCTTTATGTTTGAGCAGTGATCCATTTTTCCCTTGAAATACTTGAAGAGGCATTTCATTATCTCAATCTCCTATTATATTAACCTTCAAATAAATTTTCCTTTGAACATAAGAATTGTATTTGGGTGTAGACTTCATATATCTCTACTAACTTCTATTCCCGGGAAGTAATGTATATTATTTCCACGATCCTTGAGAAAAAATGTAGCATTTAGTTTCCTaataaatttattgaaaaagTTAGAATTATTTAATCAATTGCAGATTTGCAGTGCATCACAATAGGGAAATTAGGCAAATAGAAATATGCCTCTTTTTCAATGGAGAGTTGAATGAAACTATCTTCATGAGGAAACATGAAGGATTTATTGATGATGCAAGGCCCCAAAATATTTGTAAATTAACCATAGCTATTTATAGTCTAAAACAGTCACTTAGGTTTTGGCATGACAGATTAAAAATGCCTTGCTCAAATGGGGATTTAGAAACATTGAAAGCaatttttctctgttttttttttctctctacaAAGATCACATGAGAAAGGTGAATGAGGTGGTAGTGGGAGCGAGTGAGGAAGGTAGGGTGGGCGAGAGGAGAGAACAGAGGAGGAGGTGGTGTAACAGTGAGGGGTTCAAATGAATGGTCACACTTGGTAACTGAAGAACTAAAGTTATCGATGTCTCTAAGATTCAGGAACCTTTTTCAAATTCCATAAGTGACACAATAGCATATACTTTTATTCATGATCTTAGTATTTGATAAGATATGTAGTGTTTCAACTAAATGAAGTTTAATGGAAGCAGGGGTTAGTAAAGTCTTGTTCATTTGAATTGACATTGTTTTCCTATATAGAAATCTGATTCTTACAGATGAAAGAGTTATCGTGTGGTAAATAGATTCTTGCAAGTGTAtacataaatttatttatatgaTCCAAATGAATTAGAGGTATGTTACATGGTCAAAAAGTTCTCATACTTTACAAGATTAATCTGTATGTACCATaagtattttattttcatatgtGATAGATCACTCTTGAATCTTGAATCTTGTCATGTTAATAATTGAAAGCTTGCTACGGTGCTACTAATAAAAATGGTTATTGAACTTGTCAAGTGCTTAGTGCTGGACTGGTTGTTGtgatatgataaataatttggACTACTTGTTGAGTTGGAAAATTGGTGGTTGAGTTAAATAATAGTATGAATAAAGAGGAGAAGACTTATAGTCATGACAGTGCAGATTTAGCCACCATGAGTACATGTGCAacatgtgtgtgtatatatattggTTGAAGGAAACAGGGCTATGCAATTTCCTTTGCAACCTTCAGGCTAACActaacaaaaaacaaaataccCAAGTAGGCCTAACCACCATCAAATTTGGatgtattttcaaaaaataaaagtcATTTTTTAAGGAGTATGATTACAATATTGAAACCAGTATAGAAAACAGACTCCCAATTTCTCTCTTAATTGGTGAGCTCTCCATGGAGTGGAATCATTTAGCAAAAATTGTTCTCATGTGTAATTACTAATCTCTTTTGAAATGATCTATACCCCAGATTACAAGTTGTGCATAATTATGGATGTTACACTTATGATGTAGAAACGTTGTTGTTTGAACCATATATTGCATTCAATGTGAATGAAGTTAGTGCCTTGCCAGCATATAATCCAAAATATGTGCTGCCTAAAACTTAGTTAAGTTTatgaaaatttaatataaaatatatttgtgtttaatttttttcattcctCTTTGAATTACATTTTTGCTTCTAAATTTGATGTTTGGATGCATTTgtgtttaaaaatatttatccaTATTTAAACATTTTATGTAAAATATACACATGTTTActgattaatattttaatgaaTGCTTTTAGAAACTTGAATGGTAGAAAAACAAAGTTGGAGTAGAAATTACTATGAACTGTTAGGTTATGAGAAATTAATATGCTCACTTCATATCACAAACATAcaatttaaatgaaatataaCAATGTTATATCGTTATGAAATTTCTAATTTAATGCAACTTGGCAAAGAGATGAACACAGAACTAACATAATGGTATGTATGAAATATGACAAGATTGTGACAAACATCACAATAAACACCTGAGTTAATCAATGATCCAAAAAGATGAATCAGTAAAAAAGAGGATGAGGCAACAGAGAGAACCTGACCTTTAACATCAGGGGAAAAGTTGTATCATCAAGGCAAATAGTTGTTGATATTGGCTTGTTGGAATTGGAGGACCAGAATGAGAAGCTTGAGAAGAGGAAGCAACATGGTGAACAAGTTGTTGCTTGAACTTGGTGTTAAGACCAGTAGGGTAGCCATGTTTCTTCAAGCATCTATCAATTATATGGCGTACATGACCACAATAAGTGCAAAGTGCTttatctttttcctttttgataAACTTAATTCCTTTGTTTGAAGATTGAGCAGCAAATGCAAGATGTGGATCAGTAGAAGGAACTACCATTTTCCCCCATCCCTCTTCTTGGAGCACCATGGAAAATACCTTATTGATGGAAGGAAATGGATTCATAAGGAGAATATGGCTCTTCACTTTATTAAAAGAAACATTCAAGCCAATTAGAAATTGAATAACTTGTTCTTGATGCAAATAAACCAAAAGAACCCAATTAACCCCCACATGTGCAATTTTTGTAGGGAGATAATCTTGAAGTTCATCCCAAATTGACATGAGTTTGGGGTAGAAATGGCTTATGGAAAGGTTCTCTTAATGAAGAGTATCAAGCTCATTCTTGAGCTTAAAAATGTGTGTGCCACTAGGTTGATGGAATCAATCTCGCAAATTCTGCCAAATTTCCCTCGCAGAGGCAATAAATAATGATACTCGAAACAATGTCCTTAGAAACAAAACTCAAGATCCATGACATACCCATGTGATCTTGTTAATCGAAGCCTGTAAATTGGGATTGTCATCAGTAGGTTGGGAAAGGTTCCATTGATAATGGTAAGATCCTGAGCTCGAAAGAAAGAGGCTCAATGAAGTAGAGAGCCCTGATAGCAGAAGCAAAGAAGAAATATTTGAACAAAAACAATAGAAAATGAAGAAGGACAAATGAATCTCTCATTGATTGAATTGAGTTACATGAACTTATACATGTGCTGACGAAAGTTTCCTGTTTTGGTTATAACTGTATAACAGATATTAACCAACTAAATATAATAGGAAACTAACAACTTAACCTATTCTAACTAACAACTAGTCAACTAGCTTTTAACTTCAATTATTCCAATACATATCATAAGCATAAAAGTTAAATGAAATATAACAATCTTATATATTGTTTTGAGATTATACCATACATAAAAGCGCCCTCTAATTCGAGAGCACTTGCTTGGAGGGTCCTCCTTAATAAAGTGCAAACTAAAGTTGAATTGGTTAGAAGAAATGCCATCCCGACTAATTCTGGGATCTCATGTGGATTGTGTCTATTGGAGGATGAATCAGTATCTCACCTCTTTTTCTCCTGCTCAATAGCTTGGAAGGTTTGGATGAAATTATGTAGATGGCTTGGGGTAAGTACTGTTTTACCGATGAATGTCAGAGCTCACTTTCTCCATTTTGGTTTCATCTTAGGGGCAGGGAAGAATATGAAATGTGTATCAACTCTGCTGTGGATTGCTGCAATATCCTCTTTATGGTTTTATCGTAACAAAGCAATTTTTGAAGGTGGTGTGGTGGACGTTGAAAAAATTACAGAACTGATACAATTTAAAGTTTGGCTATGGCTTAAAGCTAAGGGGAGGAATTTCCAGGCCTCTTCTTCAGATTGGATTCTGAATCCTATTTGTTGTATTACAGCTTTGTGACTGCTATTCTGTGGGGACGTTTGATATTGCTTGAATCCCTTGTCTTTTTGGTACTGTTACTGGCTTAATATTCTTAGGCTTGGAGCTGTTGCTATATTATGGTGGAGCTAGGTTGATTTGTTGGGGTGATACCATGCCTTGTTTTTACTAGCTGCTTTGTTGGTGTAAATGAATCTTTGCTTGATATAGTTGAAGCTGTACTGCTAAACTGGCTTCGGGTGGTAGTGCTATggatttattttcattcagtttCAATTAGTGGGTGGGTTTTGTAATTTCTCCTTGGAGGTATTGTTATGGCCTTCTAAaatatgtactctttttccttttccaggtttttcccaagggggttttcctggaaaggttttaatgaggcatattTTATTATGCTGTGCTTTCAAGGAGGAGGGGGTTTATTCCTGACATGTTTTTTCACTGTTTTTTGCTTCTTTCTTACTACTTTatctttcttcctctttgtattgggttgaagtaccccttgtacttcattcaatatattcatttggcttataaaaaaaaatacataaaaggTCATATCAGTTTCCCCAAAATAATTTGAAAGTCctcaaaatatattaatttaagaTATTGTTTGAGATACAAACATTATGAAATGGAACAATTTTTATATATAGTTTCATCACGAACCAACGTATATTGTTTTTTAAATCATATGTTGTTCATGGTCCAAGCATGCACTTTTGCTTTCTAAAATGATCTATCATCTATGTATGATAAAGGTATATATTTGACTTGGGACTCATTAGAATTGAGTCAGGGACTGCATTTGAGTGAATAGGTTGGGCCTGAGTTTCTCACGTGAGTTAAGATGTTGTCATTCCATCCAATTTGTTCAAAAGAGAGCACTCTTACTTTTTGACAATCGAGGCCATCACAATGCTTAGGAGAGGAGATGCTTTATCAGGTTATTGTAAGATGTTtggattatttttttcttttctcattaTCAATCCTGTCACTAATAAGCCATTTAGGATAAAATATAGAAGGGTTTCGAGTGAATACCTATTATAAGTATTCCCTTTGTAGACTAAGTTTTGTATGGGTTCATCCACTTTGTCACATACACTTAAAAATAGCCAATACAATTTTGTATGGGGTAAGTAGGAATAAATGACACTACTGAGTATTGAGTTACCCAGAGTGAGAATCCTTGACTTGTTAATGAGGCAACACTTATAGGATATGTAAACGTTGACTACTAGTACATGACGACCACCTTTCAACCAAAGGTAAGGAAAGTTATTTTGTCGTCAACTTCCACTCACGCCAAGAGCTGAAGGACCATTCTGGTACACAATTGACAAGCACTTTGTCATGTGACCATCGTTCTCCAACAAGTAGCAACAAGTGCCAAACAACAATACTCGATAGACAAGGGATCTTATCATGCCAATTAACGAATGCTAAGATACACCCCCTTTGCGTTACAAAAGTTGGAAAGTCGTCCTTGCAATCGCT
This is a stretch of genomic DNA from Lotus japonicus ecotype B-129 chromosome 1, LjGifu_v1.2. It encodes these proteins:
- the LOC130730404 gene encoding probable protein phosphatase 2C 38, with product MVRSCWKITGEGGDDDVNGRVDGLLWYKDLGNHLYGEFSMAVMQANSSLEDCSQLESGPLSFDNLGPQGTFIGVYDGHGGTSASQYVSDNLFHNFKSIAAEHQGISEKVIRRAFQETDEGFLSLVKKQWLSEPQIASTGSCCLAGIICNGMLYVANAGDSRVVLGRLERATRETLAFQLSEEHNVNIETERDEVRSKHPYDSQIVAMKHNVWRVKGLIQVSRSIGDAYLKNAEFNKEPLPQKFRLPETFFKPILSWEPSIITHKLHSNDQFLIFASDGLWEQLSNQEAVNIVSNNPRNGIARRLVKAALREAAKKREMRVSDLQKIEQGVRRHFHDDITVIVVFLNPKLIDNNSLWGSPLSIRGGGPANS